The following are encoded in a window of Lacinutrix sp. WUR7 genomic DNA:
- a CDS encoding peroxiredoxin-like family protein, with protein MIKPQEKAPALKISLVNDTTWNLQEQKPENFTLIVFFRGKHCPVCKMQLEELQSKINDFTERGVNVIAISTNTEDLAKETYQEWNIPNIPLGYGFAIDEARKWGLFISKGINEKEPEHFSEPGLFLIHKDGTVYWESIQSMPFGRPQFKDVLNGIDYILKQGYPARGEA; from the coding sequence ATGATAAAACCACAAGAAAAAGCACCAGCATTAAAGATTTCATTAGTAAATGATACAACATGGAATTTACAGGAACAAAAACCAGAAAACTTTACGTTAATTGTTTTCTTTAGAGGAAAACATTGTCCGGTTTGTAAAATGCAATTAGAAGAATTACAATCTAAAATTAATGATTTCACAGAAAGAGGCGTTAATGTAATTGCTATTAGCACAAATACCGAAGATCTTGCAAAAGAAACGTACCAAGAATGGAACATTCCAAATATACCTTTAGGTTATGGTTTTGCTATTGACGAAGCTAGAAAATGGGGATTATTTATATCTAAAGGAATCAATGAAAAAGAACCAGAACATTTCAGCGAACCGGGATTATTTTTAATCCATAAAGATGGAACCGTATATTGGGAATCTATACAATCTATGCCATTTGGAAGACCACAATTTAAAGATGTTTTAAACGGAATTGATTATATATTAAAACAAGGATATCCTGCTAGAGGAGAGGCTTAA
- a CDS encoding thiamine phosphate synthase, with amino-acid sequence MIVVIAPEKDVPNEIEILNQLFEEGLACYHFRKPDKDYKEHSDYLNLIDAKYHNRIVVHYHHALINDYNLKGIHFQEQERIAHIDNPGQYFKGLNMFGKTISSSFHEPQDLEDCYFEFDYHLLSPVFASISKTDYAGRGFDVNAIDKTIIGMGGVTADNLDAFKKLGFKGVGVLGGIWNSETPIAVFKKMKQHF; translated from the coding sequence ATGATTGTTGTAATTGCACCAGAAAAAGATGTACCTAATGAAATTGAAATTCTGAATCAGTTATTTGAAGAAGGTTTAGCCTGTTATCATTTTAGAAAACCAGATAAAGATTACAAGGAACATTCTGACTATTTAAATTTAATAGATGCGAAATATCACAACAGAATTGTGGTGCATTATCACCATGCATTAATTAACGACTATAACTTAAAAGGAATTCATTTTCAAGAACAGGAAAGGATAGCGCATATTGATAATCCTGGTCAGTATTTTAAAGGGCTGAATATGTTTGGAAAAACCATAAGCTCTTCGTTTCATGAACCGCAAGACTTGGAAGATTGCTATTTTGAATTTGATTACCATTTACTAAGTCCAGTGTTTGCTTCCATTTCCAAAACAGATTATGCTGGTCGTGGTTTTGATGTGAATGCCATTGACAAAACCATTATAGGTATGGGTGGCGTTACCGCAGATAATTTAGATGCTTTTAAAAAATTAGGTTTTAAAGGCGTTGGTGTTTTAGGTGGTATTTGGAATAGCGAAACACCCATTGCTGTTTTCAAAAAAATGAAACAACATTTTTAA
- a CDS encoding redoxin domain-containing protein, whose translation MSNSIVSIAVKNLDGVAVDLMTVYKNKVLLLIIYNNDCLGCTGRAIPLAYDFQQKYPAIQVAGIHADFVNREGTKENIKSVFTSGENPFPIYIDEGHKVYDQFESEGTPQWLLITEKGELFRSIFGSQDNAKNRLYYALESLVEKDKEQE comes from the coding sequence ATGAGTAATTCAATAGTATCGATAGCAGTAAAAAATTTGGATGGTGTCGCAGTAGATTTGATGACCGTTTATAAAAACAAAGTGTTGTTATTAATCATCTATAACAACGATTGTTTGGGGTGTACCGGTCGCGCTATTCCTTTGGCATACGACTTTCAACAGAAATATCCAGCCATTCAAGTTGCAGGTATTCATGCCGATTTTGTAAATAGAGAAGGCACAAAAGAAAATATTAAAAGTGTGTTTACTAGTGGTGAAAATCCATTTCCTATTTATATAGATGAAGGACATAAGGTGTATGATCAATTTGAATCGGAAGGCACACCACAATGGTTACTTATCACAGAAAAAGGAGAACTTTTTCGTTCTATTTTTGGGTCACAAGATAATGCTAAGAATAGATTGTATTATGCGCTGGAGAGTTTAGTGGAAAAGGATAAGGAACAAGAATAG
- a CDS encoding tetratricopeptide repeat protein: MKSLRRLFIILLLCGYPLLMLSQEALTSDAAYQKYEKLSATMAISFPEDNFKTYRRTSFSVHQLETYLSQQFQRLDCLPFIKDKHAFVMDAYLHSGNWFHEIGLFTQSIASYTSFFEYYEAHKMEFTPEEVRKDKKMISFANSIMAENYANLNQLDSASKQHIKNIRFTNALRTISNPSAINNYGLFFYWNTKELDSALIYFNKAYAITQKQFPEHSLNGSIRDNIADIYMDQHRYAEAKEMYVANFALYKTKHIEKIGSRDIPRLISAGAQLVQTNLALNDIKDAKIIFPELDSIVKDAKKQKELLPDSKLEYLHVKENFYKATNNLPLAFTTLKYSTAFSDSLATVASKQDNQWKDELNAVTLDRVALNFEIERIEKENKIKDQSAKLWIISLISAVLIILLIVLYLGRRQHLLNSKNKQLLAEHELENAALKVEQLHSEIKSKQRDLSDFALSLTQNQEWAEMLADKIKMLKNATSEEHTTILEKLEEEIKNKVQFDKDSIVFYERLDKLNDAFYTHLSELFPNLTKNEIRLCSLIRLKMDSRNIATLQNIAIASLNTSRYRLRKKMKLADDVHLDDFIQQL; the protein is encoded by the coding sequence TTGAAAAGTCTACGTCGTTTATTTATCATTCTATTACTTTGTGGTTATCCCTTGCTAATGCTTTCTCAAGAAGCGTTAACCAGTGATGCAGCGTACCAAAAATATGAGAAATTAAGTGCCACTATGGCCATCTCTTTTCCAGAAGATAATTTTAAAACCTACCGACGAACGTCCTTTTCTGTGCATCAATTGGAAACCTATCTATCGCAACAGTTTCAACGTTTAGACTGCTTGCCGTTTATTAAAGATAAACATGCATTTGTTATGGACGCATATTTACATTCTGGTAATTGGTTTCATGAAATAGGTTTATTTACGCAATCTATAGCATCGTACACTTCTTTTTTTGAATATTATGAAGCCCATAAAATGGAGTTTACTCCAGAGGAAGTTCGTAAGGATAAGAAAATGATTAGTTTTGCAAATAGTATAATGGCAGAGAATTATGCAAACTTAAATCAATTAGATAGTGCTTCTAAACAGCATATAAAGAATATTCGATTTACCAATGCACTTCGTACTATTTCTAATCCTTCTGCAATTAATAACTATGGTTTGTTTTTTTATTGGAATACCAAAGAACTAGATTCCGCTTTAATCTATTTTAATAAAGCCTACGCTATTACACAAAAACAATTTCCAGAGCATTCGCTAAATGGAAGCATTAGAGATAATATTGCAGACATCTATATGGACCAACATAGATATGCGGAAGCAAAAGAGATGTATGTAGCAAACTTTGCATTGTACAAAACAAAACATATAGAAAAAATAGGATCTAGAGACATACCAAGACTTATAAGTGCTGGTGCACAGTTAGTACAAACCAATTTAGCATTAAATGATATAAAGGATGCAAAAATTATTTTTCCAGAATTGGATTCTATTGTAAAGGATGCAAAAAAACAAAAGGAATTACTTCCAGATTCTAAACTGGAATATCTTCATGTAAAAGAAAACTTTTATAAGGCTACCAATAATCTGCCATTAGCGTTTACTACGCTTAAATATTCTACTGCTTTTTCCGACAGTTTAGCGACTGTAGCTTCTAAACAAGATAACCAATGGAAAGATGAATTAAATGCAGTTACTTTAGACAGAGTTGCATTAAATTTTGAAATAGAGCGCATAGAAAAAGAAAACAAGATTAAAGATCAAAGTGCAAAGCTGTGGATTATTTCACTGATTAGTGCGGTACTCATTATTTTGCTTATCGTACTTTATTTGGGAAGAAGACAACACCTTTTAAATTCTAAAAACAAACAACTTTTAGCAGAACATGAATTAGAAAATGCAGCATTGAAAGTGGAACAGCTACATTCGGAAATTAAATCGAAACAACGCGATTTATCCGATTTTGCCCTAAGCTTAACCCAAAATCAAGAATGGGCAGAAATGTTGGCAGATAAAATTAAAATGCTGAAAAATGCTACTTCGGAAGAGCATACTACAATCTTAGAAAAGCTGGAAGAAGAAATTAAAAATAAAGTGCAGTTTGATAAGGATAGTATCGTTTTCTATGAACGTTTAGATAAGCTTAATGATGCTTTTTATACACATTTATCAGAGTTATTTCCTAATTTAACTAAAAATGAAATACGTTTGTGTTCTCTTATTCGATTAAAAATGGACAGTAGGAATATTGCAACCCTTCAAAATATTGCGATTGCATCTTTAAATACTAGCCGCTACCGTCTTCGTAAAAAAATGAAACTTGCAGATGATGTGCATCTAGACGATTTCATCCAGCAACTATAG
- a CDS encoding sugar phosphate isomerase/epimerase, with amino-acid sequence MNRCTSKYSRREFAKLSAMGIASIPLLSFQDPTPKFQQELEGDLHVHLFSKHLQFLDYNEMSAAAVAMGFDGIDLTVRRKGHVLPENVKMDLPKAVAEMKKHGLIPKLMSTNVWDANNMVNKTVLETASTLGFTHYRTDWLKYPEDKSIIESQILYGKQAKALEVLNEKLGLIGGYQNHSGNHVGAPIWYLLPILEATEGKFMGSQYDIRHAVVEGGESWELGLRRIKPFINSIVIKDFKWGIINGLWQPINVPLGEGMVDFNRYFSLLKKYKINVPVSLHVEYDLGGAEKGHSKITIPEKEVFKRIKKDLVYLKETWKNAV; translated from the coding sequence ATGAATCGTTGTACGTCCAAGTATTCTAGAAGAGAATTTGCTAAACTTTCCGCAATGGGAATTGCATCGATTCCACTCCTATCTTTTCAAGATCCAACACCTAAATTTCAGCAAGAATTGGAAGGAGATTTACATGTGCATTTGTTTTCTAAACATTTACAATTTCTAGATTATAATGAGATGTCTGCGGCAGCTGTAGCGATGGGTTTTGATGGTATAGATTTAACAGTACGACGAAAAGGACATGTATTACCAGAAAATGTAAAAATGGATTTGCCAAAAGCTGTAGCAGAAATGAAAAAACACGGACTGATCCCAAAGCTGATGAGTACGAATGTGTGGGATGCTAATAACATGGTAAATAAAACAGTATTGGAAACGGCAAGTACCCTTGGATTTACGCATTACCGAACCGATTGGTTAAAATACCCAGAAGACAAATCGATTATAGAGAGTCAAATTCTTTATGGAAAACAAGCAAAAGCATTAGAAGTATTAAATGAAAAATTAGGACTTATTGGTGGCTATCAAAACCATTCTGGGAATCATGTTGGCGCTCCTATTTGGTATTTACTTCCTATTTTGGAAGCAACAGAAGGTAAATTCATGGGATCACAATATGATATTAGACATGCGGTTGTAGAAGGTGGAGAAAGCTGGGAATTAGGATTACGACGAATAAAACCTTTTATTAATTCTATAGTCATAAAAGATTTTAAATGGGGAATTATAAATGGATTATGGCAACCAATAAATGTTCCTCTTGGTGAAGGTATGGTCGATTTTAATCGTTACTTTTCATTGCTCAAAAAATATAAAATTAACGTTCCTGTTTCGCTACATGTCGAGTATGATTTAGGTGGTGCTGAAAAAGGGCATTCCAAAATAACGATTCCGGAAAAGGAAGTATTTAAAAGAATTAAAAAAGACCTGGTGTATTTAAAAGAAACTTGGAAAAATGCGGTTTAA
- a CDS encoding thiamine phosphate synthase, which produces MIIPKLHYIATGDSPKEILENIQKACTSGVELVQLGMPNASEKKLLKVAKEAIKITAVFQTRLVISGYYKVAKEIKADGVYLEKTDASPTVVRKHLYPWQSIGGAANTLADCEKLLDASIDYIVLGPFRETKTSANLGPVLGIKGYTAITDVLKTPIPIIGFGGITTADVTEILKTEISGIAVSEAITQNFDAIKTFNQLLNASSTQEQRHTFE; this is translated from the coding sequence ATGATTATTCCAAAATTACACTATATAGCAACAGGAGATTCCCCAAAAGAAATTTTAGAAAACATACAAAAAGCATGTACTTCTGGTGTAGAATTAGTGCAACTTGGTATGCCAAATGCTTCTGAAAAAAAGCTTTTAAAGGTTGCTAAAGAAGCGATTAAAATTACTGCAGTTTTTCAAACAAGATTGGTAATTAGCGGTTATTATAAAGTGGCAAAAGAAATTAAAGCGGATGGTGTTTATTTAGAAAAAACGGATGCCTCGCCTACTGTCGTTAGAAAACATTTATATCCTTGGCAAAGTATTGGCGGTGCTGCAAATACTTTAGCCGATTGTGAAAAATTATTAGATGCATCTATTGACTATATTGTTTTAGGTCCGTTTAGGGAAACAAAAACGAGCGCTAATTTAGGTCCGGTTTTAGGAATAAAAGGATATACAGCAATTACAGATGTTTTAAAAACGCCGATACCAATTATTGGTTTTGGAGGGATCACTACAGCAGATGTTACAGAGATATTAAAAACTGAAATTTCAGGTATTGCTGTTTCTGAAGCGATTACCCAAAATTTTGATGCCATTAAAACCTTTAACCAATTACTAAACGCATCTTCTACCCAAGAACAACGTCATACCTTTGAATAA
- a CDS encoding porin family protein, whose amino-acid sequence MKKLLLITMISVIGFTKALAQDIEFGAKLVINYANLYGDYDGDDSGVTSLINFGVMSEIHINEKFSFQPEIMYSMQGFSTGNGNDDLVNLNYLNVPLMGKYYITKGFSVEAGPQIGFLLSAKNDGEDVKSSFKGLDFGVNFGLGYKLENGLNFGARYNLGVSNINDVDGSSDTFRNGVAQVSIGYFFL is encoded by the coding sequence ATGAAAAAACTATTACTAATTACTATGATTTCCGTCATCGGATTTACAAAAGCACTTGCACAAGACATTGAATTTGGCGCTAAACTTGTCATTAATTATGCGAACCTATACGGAGATTATGATGGGGACGATAGCGGCGTAACCAGCCTAATTAATTTTGGAGTTATGTCTGAAATACACATCAATGAAAAATTCTCCTTTCAACCAGAAATCATGTATTCTATGCAAGGATTTAGTACTGGAAATGGCAATGATGACCTGGTAAATTTAAATTATTTGAATGTACCCTTAATGGGGAAATACTACATCACCAAAGGTTTTAGTGTAGAGGCTGGTCCGCAAATAGGATTTTTACTTTCAGCGAAAAACGATGGCGAAGATGTGAAAAGCAGTTTTAAAGGTTTAGATTTTGGAGTGAACTTCGGATTGGGTTACAAACTAGAAAACGGTTTAAACTTTGGCGCTCGTTATAACTTAGGAGTATCTAATATCAATGATGTGGATGGTTCTTCAGATACGTTCAGAAATGGTGTAGCACAAGTATCTATTGGCTATTTCTTCTTATAA
- a CDS encoding Crp/Fnr family transcriptional regulator, with translation MMEVPNFKKHIIEKCGLSETEFTQIAPFIKTKKVSKNDFLLQQGEICSHSFFVEQGVLRFYALNEEGKESILQFASENWIVSDRGSVFFQEPSTYYIDAIEDTLTIMLDEDFVNRVVQINPDFRKQNENLLQNHIRHLYKRISLLLGASARIRYLEFVAMYPDMLLRVPQWMIASYLGITPESLSRVRKALAAENFPRK, from the coding sequence ATGATGGAGGTACCCAATTTTAAAAAACATATTATAGAAAAATGCGGATTATCGGAAACCGAATTCACGCAGATAGCACCTTTTATTAAAACAAAGAAAGTTTCTAAAAACGATTTCCTTTTACAACAAGGTGAAATCTGTTCGCATTCCTTTTTTGTAGAACAAGGCGTGTTGCGTTTTTATGCTTTAAATGAAGAAGGCAAAGAAAGCATTCTACAATTCGCATCCGAAAATTGGATTGTTAGCGATCGCGGAAGCGTCTTCTTTCAAGAACCTTCTACATACTATATCGATGCGATTGAAGATACGCTAACCATAATGCTAGACGAAGATTTTGTGAATCGTGTAGTTCAAATAAATCCGGATTTTAGAAAACAAAACGAAAATTTACTACAAAACCACATTCGACATTTGTACAAACGCATCAGTTTGTTATTGGGAGCTTCCGCAAGAATACGCTATTTAGAATTTGTCGCCATGTATCCAGATATGCTACTTCGTGTGCCACAATGGATGATTGCTTCCTATTTAGGCATTACTCCAGAAAGCCTAAGTCGCGTTCGTAAAGCTTTAGCAGCAGAAAACTTTCCACGTAAGTGA
- a CDS encoding GNAT family N-acetyltransferase has translation MREDFTNIPLYKNEEKKRFEIEIDGSIAFVTYKEIDNQVALVHTEVEPALSGRGIAGALVEKTLQYIEDHHKTVLPFCSYVLAYIQKHPEKKRMVDPSFKDYHTL, from the coding sequence ATGAGAGAAGACTTTACAAATATTCCGCTTTATAAAAACGAAGAAAAGAAACGTTTTGAAATAGAAATCGATGGTAGCATTGCTTTTGTTACCTATAAAGAAATAGACAACCAAGTAGCATTGGTACATACCGAAGTAGAACCCGCATTAAGTGGTCGTGGTATTGCAGGAGCACTGGTAGAAAAAACCTTACAGTATATAGAAGACCACCATAAAACAGTCTTGCCATTTTGTTCGTATGTATTGGCATACATTCAAAAGCACCCAGAAAAAAAGCGTATGGTAGACCCTAGTTTTAAGGACTACCATACGCTTTAA
- a CDS encoding outer membrane beta-barrel protein, whose protein sequence is MKHLVIVWTALFISTISFAQFQVSVSSGYALGSAGMKLGETVNISETENSYGSFGEGANFQLRGTYFFGPSFGAEIGLGYLLGTDQTISEVDLPNREVDAVARARAFGGSASIVYRFTNNIYGRFGALIKIGGKTEAVVYDKTVFTQDEADAFGVPLGSYSETNYKEDFHGQFPLGFIAALGYKYDLSDHFSIFAEAEYYGISLKRKDSELSEFNTDIVLPDGTVAVSGFYSLDNLPAGYNKETTYVDSLDHDNTDSSKKLAQKVPYSSFGINIGVTYKFKGGAAKKE, encoded by the coding sequence ATGAAACATTTAGTGATAGTATGGACAGCATTGTTTATAAGCACAATATCTTTTGCGCAATTTCAGGTTTCGGTGAGTTCTGGATATGCCTTAGGAAGTGCTGGAATGAAATTAGGAGAAACCGTTAATATTTCGGAAACAGAAAACAGTTATGGTAGTTTTGGTGAAGGCGCCAATTTTCAATTAAGGGGAACGTATTTCTTTGGTCCTTCTTTTGGAGCAGAAATAGGATTAGGGTATTTACTTGGTACCGATCAAACTATCTCTGAAGTGGATTTACCAAATAGAGAGGTAGATGCCGTTGCTAGAGCACGTGCTTTTGGAGGATCTGCTTCTATAGTCTACAGATTTACCAATAATATTTACGGTCGTTTTGGTGCTTTAATAAAAATAGGTGGTAAAACAGAAGCTGTTGTATACGATAAAACGGTATTTACTCAAGATGAAGCCGATGCCTTTGGTGTACCGTTAGGATCGTACTCGGAAACGAATTACAAAGAAGATTTTCACGGACAGTTTCCTTTAGGTTTTATTGCTGCTCTTGGTTATAAATACGACTTAAGTGATCACTTTAGTATTTTTGCGGAAGCAGAATATTACGGGATTAGCTTAAAACGAAAAGACTCGGAACTTTCAGAATTTAATACCGATATTGTTTTACCTGATGGTACGGTTGCAGTTTCTGGTTTTTATTCTTTAGATAATTTACCTGCTGGTTATAATAAGGAAACTACTTATGTAGATAGTCTGGATCATGACAATACCGATTCGTCTAAAAAACTAGCGCAAAAAGTACCGTATTCTTCTTTCGGAATTAATATTGGTGTTACCTATAAATTTAAAGGTGGCGCTGCTAAAAAGGAATAA
- a CDS encoding cold-shock protein, with amino-acid sequence MSKGTVKFFNDTKGFGFITEEGVDKDHFVHISGLIDEIREGDEVEFDLQEGNKGLNAVNVKVI; translated from the coding sequence ATGAGTAAAGGAACAGTAAAATTTTTCAACGACACCAAAGGATTCGGATTTATCACAGAAGAAGGAGTAGACAAAGATCATTTTGTACACATTTCAGGATTAATCGATGAGATTCGCGAAGGTGACGAAGTTGAATTCGATTTACAAGAAGGAAACAAAGGACTAAATGCAGTTAACGTAAAAGTTATCTAA
- a CDS encoding LLM class flavin-dependent oxidoreductase, which translates to MKKNPTTYSILDLALVSKGHTLKETYTNVLELAQHAETYGYTRYWLAEHHNSSNIASSATSILIGYVAQGTSTIRVGSGGVMLPNHSPLIIAEQFGTLGSIYPNRIDLGLGRAPGTDGETAKAIRSDFMQAAHSFPNELEKIQTYFSAENATSKVRATVAEGVDVPIYILGSSTDSAHLAAKKGLPYAFASHFATAQLWDALKIYRDEFQPSEVLQKPYVIVGVNIIIAETDEEAQNLSTSLIKMIVGIFTGKRDYVQPPTAMTDDLKQVMQNPQIHQMLKYSFIGSKATVKAQVKEFMAQTDADEFIAVTNIYDIKDRIRSYELFAEIMKELQ; encoded by the coding sequence ATGAAAAAGAATCCAACAACCTATTCTATATTAGACCTTGCCTTAGTTTCTAAAGGGCATACATTAAAAGAAACCTATACCAATGTTTTGGAATTGGCTCAACATGCCGAAACCTATGGTTACACACGCTATTGGTTGGCAGAACATCACAATTCGTCAAATATTGCAAGTAGTGCAACTTCTATTTTAATTGGCTATGTTGCACAAGGAACAAGTACCATTCGTGTTGGTTCTGGAGGAGTTATGCTACCCAATCATTCGCCATTAATCATCGCAGAACAGTTTGGTACTTTAGGATCCATATACCCAAATCGCATAGATTTAGGGTTAGGAAGAGCGCCAGGAACAGACGGAGAAACAGCAAAAGCCATACGCTCTGATTTTATGCAAGCAGCGCATTCTTTTCCTAACGAATTAGAAAAAATACAAACCTACTTTTCGGCAGAAAATGCGACTTCTAAAGTCCGAGCTACCGTTGCTGAAGGCGTAGATGTTCCTATTTATATTTTAGGTTCGAGTACAGATAGTGCGCATTTAGCAGCTAAAAAAGGATTGCCTTATGCTTTTGCTAGTCATTTTGCTACCGCGCAATTATGGGATGCCTTGAAGATTTATCGCGATGAATTTCAGCCTTCCGAAGTATTACAAAAACCATACGTAATCGTTGGTGTCAATATTATCATTGCAGAAACAGACGAAGAAGCTCAAAATCTATCCACTTCCTTAATCAAAATGATTGTAGGGATATTTACTGGTAAACGCGACTATGTGCAACCGCCAACAGCAATGACAGACGATTTAAAACAGGTGATGCAAAATCCGCAAATACACCAAATGCTAAAATATTCTTTCATAGGAAGTAAAGCTACTGTAAAAGCACAAGTAAAAGAATTTATGGCGCAAACCGATGCCGACGAATTTATTGCGGTTACTAATATTTATGATATTAAAGATAGAATACGTTCTTATGAATTGTTTGCCGAAATCATGAAGGAGCTACAATAA
- the hpf gene encoding ribosome hibernation-promoting factor, HPF/YfiA family — translation MKKTMTIRFEYHEVQASKRLEAFATEKLEGLFNKFSMIIRADVFFKLENTTSDETGKICSIRLSVPGPRLFAEVNQDDFMNSISETINNLDTQLTKKKGKMTNF, via the coding sequence ATGAAGAAGACTATGACTATACGTTTTGAATATCACGAAGTACAAGCAAGCAAAAGATTAGAAGCATTTGCAACCGAAAAATTAGAAGGCTTATTTAACAAGTTTTCCATGATTATTAGAGCAGATGTTTTTTTTAAATTGGAAAACACAACATCAGACGAAACGGGGAAGATTTGCAGCATTCGTTTGAGTGTTCCTGGTCCTAGATTATTTGCGGAAGTCAATCAAGATGACTTTATGAATTCTATTTCAGAAACTATAAATAATTTGGACACGCAATTGACGAAGAAAAAAGGAAAAATGACAAACTTTTAA
- a CDS encoding pirin family protein, with product MKTKTIEKVTRPGTPHYVGDGFRVHNFIPGTSTMQRMDPFIMLDYNSKFNFPATDKPKGVGVHPHRGFETVTIAYKGRVQHDDSSGGGGIIGEGDVQWMTAASGVLHKEFHETEWSKTGGEFQMVQLWVNLPAKDKMSTPKYQAIANAEIVKVSLPENAGEVEVIAGEFQGNKGAASTFSPINMFNVKLKKGGKTQLSFPENYTTAILMVEGAAKVNDAIEAPEDHFVMFKNDGETFTVEALEDAVILVLSGEPINEPIAAHGPFVMNTKKELQEAFQDFNTGKFGYLED from the coding sequence ATGAAAACAAAAACAATAGAAAAAGTAACCCGACCGGGAACACCACATTATGTTGGTGACGGATTTAGAGTACACAATTTTATTCCGGGAACATCGACCATGCAACGTATGGATCCATTTATTATGTTGGATTATAATTCCAAATTCAACTTCCCAGCAACCGACAAACCAAAAGGTGTTGGCGTACATCCGCATCGCGGTTTTGAAACCGTAACCATTGCTTATAAAGGTCGCGTGCAACATGATGATAGTTCTGGTGGTGGCGGTATTATTGGGGAAGGTGATGTACAATGGATGACTGCAGCTTCTGGTGTTTTGCATAAAGAATTTCATGAAACCGAATGGAGCAAAACAGGTGGCGAATTCCAGATGGTACAATTGTGGGTAAATCTTCCTGCAAAAGATAAAATGAGCACACCAAAATACCAAGCGATTGCTAATGCAGAAATCGTGAAAGTGTCCTTACCAGAAAATGCTGGCGAAGTCGAAGTTATTGCTGGAGAGTTTCAAGGAAATAAAGGTGCGGCATCTACATTTTCACCGATTAATATGTTTAATGTGAAATTGAAAAAAGGAGGGAAGACGCAGTTATCTTTTCCTGAAAACTATACCACAGCCATTTTAATGGTAGAAGGTGCAGCAAAAGTGAATGATGCTATCGAGGCACCAGAAGATCATTTTGTAATGTTTAAAAATGACGGCGAAACCTTTACGGTAGAAGCTTTAGAAGATGCTGTAATACTAGTGTTAAGTGGCGAACCTATTAACGAACCCATTGCTGCCCACGGACCATTTGTAATGAATACAAAAAAGGAATTGCAAGAAGCATTTCAGGATTTTAATACTGGTAAATTTGGGTATTTAGAAGATTAA